Proteins encoded by one window of Sardina pilchardus chromosome 7, fSarPil1.1, whole genome shotgun sequence:
- the hnrnpa1b gene encoding heterogeneous nuclear ribonucleoprotein A1b isoform X2: MSKEVPREPEQLRKLFIGGLSFETTDESLRAHFEQWGTLTDCVVMRDSQTKRSRGFGFVTYSSVKEVDEAMSARPHKVDGRLVEPKRAVSREDSNRPGAHITVKKIFVGGIKEDTDEGHLRDYFEQFGKIDAIDIMVDHKTGNKRGFAFVTFDDHDAVDRIVIQKYHTVNSHNCEVRKALSKQEMQNTGRGGGGGGNFGRGGGYGNDFGGGREGYFGGRGGGRGGGGGGGYGGGDGYNNGYGGDGGYGGGPGYGGNRGYGGGGGGGGYGNQGGGGGYGGNGYDNYNGNGGNYGGNFGGGGGGGGGGNYNDFGNYNNQQSNYGPMKGGNFGGGGGGGGRSGGPYGGGYGGGSSGGGGGGYGGGSGGRRY, encoded by the exons ATGTCTAAAGAG GTCCCACGTGAGCCGGAGCAGCTTCGGAAGCTCTTCATCGGAGGTTTGAGCTTCGAGACAACAGATGAGAGTTTACGTGCTCACTTTGAACAATGGGGAACGTTAACAGACTGTGTG gtCATGAGGGATTCTCAGACAAAGCGGTCACGAGGATTTGGATTTGTTACATATTCTTCTGTGAAAGAAGTCGATGAGGCCATGTCAGCTAGGCCTCACAAAGTAGATGGAAGGCTTGTCGAGCCTAAGCGTGCAGTGTCCAGAGAG GATTCCAACAGACCTGGAGCACACATCACAGTCAAAAAGATATTTGTGGGTGGTATCAAAGAGGACACAGACGAAGGCCACCTACGTGACTATTTTGAACAATTTGGCAAAATTGATGCTATCGACATCATGGTTGACCACAAAACTGGCAACAAGAGAGGCTTTGCATTCGTCACATTTGATGACCATGATGCAGTTGACCGTATTGTCA TCCAGAAGTACCACACAGTGAACAGTCACAACTGTGAAGTGAGGAAGGCCCTCTCCAAGCAAGAGATGCAGAACACTG gaaggggaggaggaggcggtggcAACTTTGGCAGAGGTGGTGGATATGGCAATGACTTTGGTGGTGGACGGGAGGGCTACTTTGGAGGCCGTG gaggaggaagaggaggtggtggtggaggaggatatGGTGGTGGAGATGGCTACAACAATGGTTACGGAGGCGATG GTGGCTACGGCGGTGGGCCTGGGTATGGCGGAAACCGtggatatggaggaggtggaggcggtggaggcTATGGCAaccagggtggtggtggtggctatGGAGGCAATGGCTATGACAACTACAATGGCAACGGTGGCAACTATGGTG GCAACtttggcggtggtggtggtggaggcggtggcGGCAACTACAATGACTTTGGCAACTACAACAACCAGCAGTCAAACTACGGCCCCATGAAGGGTGGTAACTTcggaggtggcggcggcggtggtggcaggAGTGGTGGCCCCTATGGTG GTGGCTATGGAGGTGGATctagtggtggtggcggcggtggctaTGGAGGTGGCTCAGGAGGACGGCGCTACTAG
- the hnrnpa1b gene encoding heterogeneous nuclear ribonucleoprotein A1b isoform X1, which translates to MSKEVPREPEQLRKLFIGGLSFETTDESLRAHFEQWGTLTDCVVMRDSQTKRSRGFGFVTYSSVKEVDEAMSARPHKVDGRLVEPKRAVSREDSNRPGAHITVKKIFVGGIKEDTDEGHLRDYFEQFGKIDAIDIMVDHKTGNKRGFAFVTFDDHDAVDRIVIQKYHTVNSHNCEVRKALSKQEMQNTGRGGGGGGNFGRGGGYGNDFGGGREGYFGGRGGGRGGGGGGGYGGGDGYNNGYGGDGGFQEKDSRVVPTEDSLSLGGYGGGPGYGGNRGYGGGGGGGGYGNQGGGGGYGGNGYDNYNGNGGNYGGNFGGGGGGGGGGNYNDFGNYNNQQSNYGPMKGGNFGGGGGGGGRSGGPYGGGYGGGSSGGGGGGYGGGSGGRRY; encoded by the exons ATGTCTAAAGAG GTCCCACGTGAGCCGGAGCAGCTTCGGAAGCTCTTCATCGGAGGTTTGAGCTTCGAGACAACAGATGAGAGTTTACGTGCTCACTTTGAACAATGGGGAACGTTAACAGACTGTGTG gtCATGAGGGATTCTCAGACAAAGCGGTCACGAGGATTTGGATTTGTTACATATTCTTCTGTGAAAGAAGTCGATGAGGCCATGTCAGCTAGGCCTCACAAAGTAGATGGAAGGCTTGTCGAGCCTAAGCGTGCAGTGTCCAGAGAG GATTCCAACAGACCTGGAGCACACATCACAGTCAAAAAGATATTTGTGGGTGGTATCAAAGAGGACACAGACGAAGGCCACCTACGTGACTATTTTGAACAATTTGGCAAAATTGATGCTATCGACATCATGGTTGACCACAAAACTGGCAACAAGAGAGGCTTTGCATTCGTCACATTTGATGACCATGATGCAGTTGACCGTATTGTCA TCCAGAAGTACCACACAGTGAACAGTCACAACTGTGAAGTGAGGAAGGCCCTCTCCAAGCAAGAGATGCAGAACACTG gaaggggaggaggaggcggtggcAACTTTGGCAGAGGTGGTGGATATGGCAATGACTTTGGTGGTGGACGGGAGGGCTACTTTGGAGGCCGTG gaggaggaagaggaggtggtggtggaggaggatatGGTGGTGGAGATGGCTACAACAATGGTTACGGAGGCGATG GTGGATTTCAAGAAAAGGATTCAAGAGTAGTCCCAACTGAAGACTCTCTGTCTTTAGGTGGCTACGGCGGTGGGCCTGGGTATGGCGGAAACCGtggatatggaggaggtggaggcggtggaggcTATGGCAaccagggtggtggtggtggctatGGAGGCAATGGCTATGACAACTACAATGGCAACGGTGGCAACTATGGTG GCAACtttggcggtggtggtggtggaggcggtggcGGCAACTACAATGACTTTGGCAACTACAACAACCAGCAGTCAAACTACGGCCCCATGAAGGGTGGTAACTTcggaggtggcggcggcggtggtggcaggAGTGGTGGCCCCTATGGTG GTGGCTATGGAGGTGGATctagtggtggtggcggcggtggctaTGGAGGTGGCTCAGGAGGACGGCGCTACTAG